The Streptomyces sp. NBC_00162 genome window below encodes:
- a CDS encoding protein meaA, with translation MTERQKDRPWLMRTYAGHSTAEASNELYRRNLAKGQTGLSVAFDLPTQTGYDPDHILARGEVGRVGVPVSHLGDMRRLFQDIPLEQMNTSMTINATAMWLLALYQVAAEEQGADISLLQGTTQNDIVKEYLSRGTHVFPPGPSLRLTTDMIAYTVNHIPKWNPINICSYHLQEAGATPVQEISYAMSTAIAVLDSVRDSGQVPEERFGEVVARISFFVNAGVRFIEEMCKMRAFGRIWDKVTRERYGIENEKQRRFRYGVQVNSLGLTEAQPENNVQRIVLEMLAVTLSKDARARAVQLPAWNEALGLPRPWDQQWSLRIQQVLALESDLLEYEDIFAGSHVIEAKVDSLVADCLAEIDRIQEMGGAMAAVESGYLKGELVSSHAERRARIEAGEDKIVGVNCFQQTEENPLTSDLDGAIMTVDPAVEALTVERIVRWRAERQESSDRQGNGDPFVFPTTQQALDRLKEAAAGTENLMDATLECARAGVTTGEWSSALREVFGEFRAPTGVSSAPVAVTAEPGTPMHEVREKVSRTADELGSGRLRLLVGKPGLDGHSNGAEQIAVRARDAGFEVVYQGIRLTPEEISSAALAEDVHCVGLSILSGSHSALVPDVLERLRVAGAGDIPVIVGGIIPNADAVTLKAAGVAAVFTPKDFGITEIIGRIVDEIRKANKLAPLEIVASTEVPA, from the coding sequence ATGACAGAGCGCCAGAAGGACCGTCCGTGGCTCATGCGGACGTACGCCGGCCACTCCACGGCCGAGGCGTCCAACGAGCTGTACCGCCGCAACCTCGCCAAGGGCCAGACCGGCCTGTCGGTCGCGTTCGACCTTCCGACGCAGACCGGCTACGACCCCGACCACATCCTCGCCCGCGGCGAGGTGGGCCGGGTCGGGGTCCCGGTCTCCCATCTGGGCGACATGCGGCGGCTGTTCCAGGACATCCCCCTGGAGCAGATGAACACCTCGATGACGATCAACGCCACCGCCATGTGGCTGCTGGCGCTCTACCAGGTGGCCGCCGAGGAGCAGGGCGCGGACATATCCCTGCTCCAGGGCACCACCCAGAACGACATCGTCAAGGAGTACCTCTCGCGCGGGACGCACGTCTTCCCGCCGGGACCCTCGCTCCGCCTGACGACGGACATGATCGCGTACACGGTCAACCACATCCCGAAGTGGAACCCGATCAACATCTGCAGCTACCACCTGCAGGAGGCGGGAGCCACCCCGGTCCAGGAGATCTCGTACGCGATGTCCACCGCGATCGCGGTGCTGGACTCGGTGCGCGACTCGGGCCAGGTGCCCGAGGAGCGCTTCGGGGAGGTCGTCGCCCGCATCTCCTTCTTCGTGAACGCGGGCGTCCGCTTCATCGAGGAGATGTGCAAGATGCGCGCCTTCGGCCGCATCTGGGACAAGGTCACCCGTGAGCGCTACGGCATCGAGAACGAGAAGCAGCGCCGCTTCCGCTACGGGGTTCAGGTCAACTCCCTGGGCCTGACGGAGGCGCAGCCGGAGAACAACGTCCAGCGCATCGTGCTGGAGATGCTGGCCGTCACCCTCTCCAAGGACGCCCGCGCCCGCGCGGTGCAGCTGCCCGCCTGGAACGAGGCGCTGGGCCTGCCCCGGCCCTGGGACCAGCAGTGGTCGCTGCGCATCCAGCAGGTCCTGGCCCTGGAGAGCGACCTGCTGGAGTACGAGGACATCTTCGCCGGTTCCCACGTCATCGAGGCCAAAGTCGACTCCCTGGTCGCCGACTGCCTGGCCGAGATCGACCGGATCCAGGAGATGGGCGGCGCGATGGCCGCCGTCGAGTCCGGGTACCTGAAGGGCGAGCTGGTCTCCTCGCACGCCGAGCGGCGGGCGCGGATCGAGGCCGGCGAGGACAAGATCGTCGGGGTCAACTGCTTCCAGCAGACCGAGGAGAACCCGCTCACCTCCGACCTGGACGGCGCCATCATGACGGTCGACCCGGCAGTGGAGGCGCTCACCGTCGAGCGCATCGTCCGCTGGCGGGCGGAGCGTCAGGAGTCCTCGGACCGCCAGGGGAACGGCGATCCCTTCGTCTTCCCCACCACCCAGCAGGCCCTGGACCGCCTCAAGGAGGCCGCGGCCGGCACCGAGAACCTGATGGACGCCACCCTGGAGTGCGCCCGGGCGGGTGTCACCACGGGCGAGTGGTCGAGCGCCCTGCGCGAGGTGTTCGGCGAGTTCCGGGCCCCGACCGGGGTCTCCTCGGCCCCGGTCGCGGTCACCGCCGAGCCCGGTACGCCGATGCACGAGGTCCGCGAGAAGGTCTCCCGTACGGCCGACGAGCTCGGCTCGGGCCGGCTGCGCCTGCTGGTCGGCAAGCCCGGCCTGGACGGGCACTCCAACGGCGCCGAGCAGATCGCCGTCCGGGCCCGCGACGCCGGTTTCGAGGTGGTCTACCAGGGCATCCGGCTGACGCCCGAGGAGATCTCCTCCGCGGCGCTGGCCGAGGACGTGCACTGCGTGGGACTGTCCATCCTGTCCGGATCCCACAGCGCACTCGTCCCGGATGTCCTCGAACGCCTGCGCGTTGCAGGGGCGGGTGACATTCCCGTCATCGTCGGAGGCATCATTCCGAACGCGGATGCCGTGACACTGAAGGCGGCCGGAGTCGCCGCCGTCTTCACCCCGAAGGATTTCGGCATCACGGAGATCATCGGCCGTATCGTCGACGAGATCCGCAAAGCCAACAAGCTCGCCCCTCTCGAAATCGTTGCAAGCACGGAGGTCCCCGCATGA
- a CDS encoding branched-chain amino acid ABC transporter permease codes for MTTFLELLLGGLSMGSVYALIALGFVVIFKATEVVNFAHASLLLAGGYVTAVLHDDIGFWAALTVGIGAAAAVGAGVEFLVMRRYRGQDQSVLAIVTIGVDILLTTDLTRRIGTDVLALGDPWGDAVVHLGPVTLPQTRIAAFVSASLLIGAFLLLFRYTAWGVAMRAAAEKPETAALMGVRLGRVSLAAWAVAGALAAVAALFLTVFPTPGLERATSLAALKAFPAAILGGLDSTTGALAGGLIVGVTEAMATGYQGQLAFLGRGIGDLAPYLVMVAVLLLRPAGLFGTKEPARV; via the coding sequence GTGACCACCTTCCTTGAACTGCTGCTCGGCGGCCTCTCCATGGGCTCCGTGTACGCGCTGATCGCCCTCGGCTTCGTGGTCATCTTCAAGGCCACCGAGGTCGTCAACTTCGCCCACGCCTCCCTCCTCCTGGCGGGCGGCTACGTCACCGCCGTCCTGCACGACGACATCGGCTTCTGGGCCGCCCTGACCGTGGGCATCGGCGCCGCCGCCGCGGTCGGTGCCGGGGTGGAGTTCCTGGTCATGCGCCGCTACCGCGGCCAGGACCAGAGCGTCCTCGCCATCGTCACCATCGGCGTGGACATCCTGCTCACCACCGACCTCACCCGTCGCATCGGTACGGACGTACTCGCGCTCGGCGATCCGTGGGGCGACGCGGTGGTCCACCTGGGCCCGGTCACCCTCCCACAGACCCGGATCGCGGCCTTCGTCTCCGCGAGCCTCCTGATCGGCGCGTTCCTGCTGCTGTTCCGGTACACCGCCTGGGGGGTGGCCATGCGGGCCGCCGCCGAGAAGCCGGAGACCGCCGCGCTGATGGGCGTGCGGCTGGGCCGGGTCTCGCTGGCGGCGTGGGCCGTCGCCGGCGCCCTGGCCGCCGTGGCGGCGCTCTTCCTCACCGTCTTCCCCACCCCCGGCCTGGAACGGGCCACCTCGCTGGCCGCCCTCAAGGCCTTCCCGGCCGCCATCCTCGGCGGCCTCGACTCCACCACCGGAGCCCTCGCGGGCGGCCTGATCGTCGGCGTCACCGAGGCCATGGCCACCGGCTACCAGGGCCAGCTCGCCTTCCTCGGCCGCGGCATCGGCGACCTCGCCCCGTACCTGGTCATGGTCGCGGTGCTGCTGCTGCGCCCCGCCGGCCTCTTCGGCACGAAGGAGCCCGCCCGTGTCTAG
- a CDS encoding HpcH/HpaI aldolase/citrate lyase family protein, whose translation MTTPVHPVNRLRPRRSCLAVPGSNPRFLEKAQGLPADQVFLDLEDACAPLAKEGARHTIVDALNNGDWTGKTRVVRVNDWTTHWTYRDVITVVEGAGQNLDCIMLPKVQDAQQVVALDLLLTQIEKTMGFEVGKIGIEAQIENAKGLVNVDEIAAASPRLETIIFGPADFMASINMKSLVVGMQPPGYGADAYHYILMRILMAARMHNLQAIDGPFLQIRDVDAYREVAGRAAALGFDGKWVLHPGQVDAANEVFSPSQEDYDHSELILDAYDWCTSEAGGKKGSAMLGDEMIDEASRKMALVIAGKGRAAGMQRTSKFEIPEA comes from the coding sequence ATGACCACGCCCGTCCACCCGGTGAACCGTCTTCGCCCGCGTCGCTCCTGCCTCGCGGTCCCGGGTTCGAACCCGCGCTTCCTGGAGAAGGCCCAGGGCCTGCCGGCCGACCAGGTCTTCCTGGACCTGGAGGACGCCTGCGCGCCGCTCGCCAAGGAAGGCGCCCGCCACACCATCGTGGACGCGCTGAACAACGGTGACTGGACGGGCAAGACCCGGGTCGTGCGCGTCAACGACTGGACCACGCACTGGACGTACCGCGACGTGATCACGGTCGTCGAGGGCGCCGGCCAGAACCTCGACTGCATCATGCTGCCGAAGGTCCAGGACGCCCAGCAGGTCGTGGCCCTCGACCTCCTGCTCACGCAGATCGAGAAGACCATGGGCTTCGAGGTCGGCAAGATCGGCATCGAGGCGCAGATCGAGAACGCCAAGGGCCTGGTGAACGTCGACGAGATCGCCGCCGCCTCCCCCCGGCTGGAGACGATCATCTTCGGCCCGGCCGACTTCATGGCCTCGATCAACATGAAGTCCCTGGTCGTGGGCATGCAGCCGCCCGGCTACGGCGCGGACGCCTACCACTACATCCTGATGCGGATCCTGATGGCGGCCCGCATGCACAACCTCCAGGCCATCGACGGCCCCTTCCTCCAGATCCGCGACGTGGACGCCTACCGCGAGGTGGCCGGCCGGGCGGCGGCGCTGGGCTTCGACGGCAAGTGGGTGCTGCACCCGGGACAGGTCGACGCGGCGAACGAGGTCTTCTCCCCCTCGCAGGAGGACTACGACCACTCCGAGCTGATCCTCGACGCGTACGACTGGTGCACCTCGGAGGCCGGCGGCAAGAAGGGCTCCGCGATGCTCGGCGACGAGATGATCGACGAGGCCAGCCGCAAGATGGCCCTGGTCATCGCGGGCAAGGGCCGAGCCGCCGGTATGCAGCGCACCAGCAAGTTCGAGATCCCGGAGGCCTGA
- a CDS encoding MaoC family dehydratase produces MQFGRTYEEFEVGAVYKHWPGKTVTEYDDHLFCLLTMNHHPLHMDSNYAENTTDFGKNVVVGNYIYSLLLGMSVPDVSGKAIANLEIESLRHVAPTFHGDTIYGETTVLDKTPSKSKNDRGIVYVETKGYKQDGTLVCVFRRKVMVPTETYIKERGGEQPGRPQLKEQGK; encoded by the coding sequence ATGCAGTTCGGACGCACGTACGAAGAGTTCGAGGTCGGGGCGGTCTACAAGCACTGGCCCGGGAAGACGGTCACGGAGTACGACGACCACCTCTTCTGTCTGCTGACCATGAATCACCACCCGCTCCACATGGACAGCAATTACGCCGAGAACACGACCGACTTCGGCAAGAACGTGGTCGTGGGCAACTACATCTACTCTCTGCTGCTGGGCATGTCCGTCCCGGACGTCTCCGGGAAGGCCATCGCCAACCTGGAGATCGAGTCCCTGCGGCACGTGGCGCCGACCTTCCACGGCGACACCATCTACGGCGAGACCACGGTCCTCGACAAGACCCCGTCGAAGTCGAAGAACGACCGCGGCATCGTCTACGTCGAGACCAAGGGCTACAAGCAGGACGGCACCCTCGTCTGCGTCTTCCGGCGCAAGGTGATGGTCCCGACCGAGACGTACATCAAGGAGCGCGGCGGCGAGCAGCCCGGCCGCCCGCAGCTGAAGGAACAGGGGAAGTAG
- a CDS encoding ABC transporter substrate-binding protein produces MIRPGTDKRARLGTAALAAALLLTGAAGCSGKAGTGTEDKQGEGGVKTGKGVTATAIRLGALTDMTGVYASLGKSVTQAQQLWIKQTNAAGGICGRQLELTVRDHGYDPQKALAGYTELEPDVLGFAQFIGSPFVAAAKDRIDGQDKGLVIPQAWSASLLGSPAIRTVGATYDIETVNAIGYLLEQKRIASGDKIGHVYFEGDYGENALAGSKHAAKEAGLTVVEQKIKPTDNDMSAQVAALKQAGVKAVVISAGPRQAASLVGVAAAGGWNVPVVGNNSAFAPQLLATPAGAALQKDYYVAASTLPIGSTAPGPAALAAAYKEAYPGAGLDNGVVAGYTAAAVYGEALKKACADKDLTREGVGKALLSLKSYDSGFGITHDFSDPKSPSTRQSVIMKPDEQTPGGLKVVKEAAVTPAAQNLTPTG; encoded by the coding sequence GTGATCAGACCCGGCACGGACAAGCGAGCGCGACTCGGTACGGCGGCCCTCGCGGCCGCGCTCCTGCTCACCGGCGCGGCCGGGTGCAGCGGCAAGGCGGGCACCGGCACCGAGGACAAGCAGGGCGAGGGCGGGGTCAAGACCGGCAAGGGGGTCACGGCCACCGCCATCCGGCTCGGCGCCCTCACCGACATGACCGGCGTCTACGCCTCGCTCGGCAAGAGCGTCACGCAGGCCCAGCAGCTGTGGATCAAGCAGACCAACGCCGCGGGCGGCATCTGCGGCCGACAGCTGGAGCTGACGGTCCGGGACCACGGCTACGACCCGCAGAAGGCCCTCGCCGGCTACACCGAGCTGGAGCCCGACGTGCTCGGCTTCGCCCAGTTCATCGGCTCCCCGTTCGTCGCCGCCGCCAAGGACCGCATCGACGGCCAGGACAAGGGACTGGTCATCCCGCAGGCCTGGTCCGCCTCGCTGCTGGGCAGCCCTGCCATCCGTACGGTGGGTGCCACCTACGACATCGAGACGGTCAACGCCATCGGCTACCTCCTCGAACAGAAGCGCATCGCCTCCGGGGACAAGATCGGGCACGTGTACTTCGAGGGTGACTACGGCGAGAACGCCCTGGCCGGGTCCAAGCACGCGGCCAAGGAGGCCGGGCTGACCGTCGTCGAGCAGAAGATCAAGCCCACCGACAACGACATGTCCGCCCAGGTCGCCGCACTCAAGCAGGCCGGGGTCAAGGCCGTGGTGATCAGCGCCGGGCCCCGGCAGGCGGCCTCGCTGGTCGGGGTCGCCGCGGCCGGCGGCTGGAACGTCCCGGTGGTCGGCAACAACTCGGCCTTCGCTCCGCAGCTGCTCGCCACCCCGGCGGGCGCGGCCCTGCAGAAGGACTACTACGTCGCCGCGTCCACCCTGCCCATCGGCTCCACCGCCCCCGGCCCGGCGGCCCTCGCCGCGGCCTACAAGGAGGCCTACCCGGGCGCGGGGCTCGACAACGGGGTGGTGGCCGGATACACGGCCGCCGCGGTCTACGGGGAGGCGCTGAAGAAGGCCTGCGCGGACAAGGACCTCACCCGCGAAGGCGTGGGCAAGGCCCTGCTGAGCCTGAAGTCCTACGACAGCGGCTTCGGGATCACGCACGACTTCTCCGACCCGAAGTCCCCTTCCACCCGGCAGAGCGTGATCATGAAGCCGGACGAGCAGACCCCGGGCGGCCTGAAGGTGGTCAAGGAAGCCGCGGTAACCCCGGCAGCCCAAAACCTCACCCCAACGGGCTGA
- a CDS encoding acyl-CoA dehydrogenase family protein, producing MARLAQTAGLTDVQREILKTVREFVDKEIIPVATELEHRDEYPQQIVDGLKELGLFGLMIPEEYGGLGESLLTYALCVEEIARGWMSVSGIINTHFIVAYMLKQHGTQEQKDHFLPRMALGEVRGAFSMSEPGLGSDVSAITSKAVKDGDEYVLNGQKMWLTNGGTSTLVAVLVRSDEGHPEGTAPHKSMTTFLVEKEPGFGEVRPGLTIPGKIDKMGYKGVDTTELIMDGLRIPANRVLGGQTGRGFYQMMDGVEVGRVNVAARGCGVAQRAFELGVSYAQQRHTFGKAIAEHQAIQFKLAEMATKVEAAHAMMVNAARKKDSGERNDLEAGMAKYLASEYCKEVVEDAFRIHGGYGFSKEYEIERLYREAPMLLIGEGTAEIQKMIIGRRLLEEYRLQG from the coding sequence ATGGCCCGACTCGCCCAGACCGCCGGGCTCACGGACGTCCAGCGGGAGATCCTCAAGACCGTCCGGGAGTTCGTCGACAAGGAGATCATCCCGGTCGCGACCGAGCTCGAACACCGTGACGAGTACCCGCAGCAGATCGTCGACGGCCTCAAGGAGCTCGGCCTCTTCGGCCTGATGATCCCGGAGGAGTACGGCGGTCTGGGTGAGTCGCTCCTCACCTACGCGCTGTGCGTGGAGGAGATAGCGCGGGGCTGGATGTCCGTCTCGGGCATCATCAACACCCACTTCATCGTGGCGTACATGCTCAAGCAGCACGGCACGCAGGAGCAGAAGGACCACTTCCTCCCGCGCATGGCGCTGGGCGAGGTGCGCGGCGCGTTCTCGATGTCCGAGCCGGGGCTCGGCTCCGATGTGTCGGCCATCACGTCCAAGGCGGTGAAGGACGGCGACGAGTACGTCCTGAACGGCCAGAAGATGTGGCTGACGAACGGCGGCACCTCCACCCTGGTGGCCGTTCTCGTACGAAGTGACGAAGGACACCCCGAGGGCACGGCGCCCCACAAGTCGATGACGACCTTCCTCGTCGAGAAGGAGCCGGGCTTCGGTGAGGTCCGTCCGGGCCTGACCATCCCCGGCAAGATCGACAAGATGGGCTACAAGGGCGTCGACACGACCGAGCTCATCATGGACGGACTGCGCATTCCGGCCAATCGCGTACTCGGCGGGCAGACGGGCCGAGGGTTTTACCAAATGATGGACGGGGTCGAGGTCGGCCGCGTCAACGTGGCGGCGCGTGGCTGCGGCGTCGCTCAGCGTGCTTTCGAACTGGGTGTCTCGTATGCCCAGCAACGTCACACTTTCGGCAAGGCGATCGCCGAGCACCAGGCCATCCAGTTCAAGCTGGCCGAGATGGCTACCAAGGTCGAAGCCGCCCATGCGATGATGGTGAATGCAGCACGCAAAAAGGACTCCGGGGAACGAAACGACCTCGAAGCAGGGATGGCGAAGTACCTCGCCTCCGAGTACTGCAAGGAGGTGGTTGAAGACGCCTTCCGCATCCATGGCGGCTACGGCTTCTCGAAGGAGTACGAGATCGAGCGTCTCTACCGGGAGGCTCCGATGCTGCTCATCGGTGAAGGTACCGCCGAGATCCAGAAAATGATCATCGGGCGACGCCTGCTTGAGGAGTACCGACTCCAGGGCTGA
- a CDS encoding phosphatidylserine decarboxylase — translation MPHSQTSAPRDSLRGVRLARGASPWLLPTLATAALSLTRARKSGRWAAAAVPTTALAAGMLWFFRDPEREIAQGRVISPADGVVQSIMPWKDGRTRVAIFMSPLNVHVNRAPLAGTVTSVEHIPGGFVPAFNKESENNERVVWHFDTELGDIEMVQIAGAVARRIVPYLPAGTKVEQGERIGLIRFGSRVDIYLPEGVEVAVEVGQATTAGVTRIDRD, via the coding sequence ATGCCCCACAGCCAAACCTCTGCACCTCGCGACAGCCTCCGTGGCGTACGCCTCGCGCGCGGAGCATCGCCGTGGCTTCTGCCGACCCTCGCCACCGCGGCGCTCAGCCTCACCCGGGCTCGCAAGTCCGGGCGCTGGGCCGCGGCGGCCGTGCCCACCACCGCGCTCGCGGCGGGCATGCTGTGGTTCTTCCGCGACCCCGAGCGCGAGATCGCCCAGGGCCGTGTCATCTCGCCCGCCGACGGTGTGGTGCAGAGCATCATGCCGTGGAAGGACGGACGGACCCGGGTCGCGATCTTCATGAGCCCGCTGAACGTCCACGTCAACCGCGCGCCCCTGGCGGGCACGGTGACGTCCGTGGAGCACATCCCCGGCGGATTCGTCCCGGCGTTCAACAAGGAGAGCGAGAACAACGAGCGCGTTGTCTGGCACTTCGACACCGAGCTCGGCGACATCGAGATGGTGCAGATCGCCGGCGCAGTCGCCCGGCGCATCGTTCCGTACCTGCCGGCCGGTACGAAGGTCGAGCAGGGCGAACGCATCGGTCTGATCCGCTTCGGCTCCCGCGTCGACATCTACCTCCCCGAGGGTGTCGAGGTCGCGGTCGAGGTCGGTCAGGCCACCACCGCGGGGGTGACACGAATTGACCGTGACTGA
- the pssA gene encoding CDP-diacylglycerol--serine O-phosphatidyltransferase, with amino-acid sequence MTVTDPETPAAGWVPEPAEEESAEDDMPLSLRLSIADTLTLGNATCGFMAVYFTTTGILIPHLTGSGESGMARNSAATAVILMLLAAVFDLFDGIVARKLRSSPMGAELDNLSDLISFGLAPAYFVLVYGMVADDAVQKMSALAAIVVLLAVVLRLARFSCVTMKDGMFQGMPSPFGALTVVSIVLLELPFIPTLLAIIGVAWLMVSRVEYPKPRGVLAVAMLCWIIGAMGLLAAWAFDAPGGQLLLQTGCALQIAMAATIPLFATTRRANTFRHNRREARATTLR; translated from the coding sequence TTGACCGTGACTGACCCTGAGACTCCGGCAGCCGGCTGGGTGCCCGAGCCCGCCGAGGAGGAGTCCGCCGAGGACGACATGCCGCTCTCGCTGCGGCTGTCGATAGCGGACACCCTCACGCTCGGCAATGCGACGTGCGGATTCATGGCGGTGTACTTCACCACCACCGGAATCCTCATCCCGCACCTCACCGGCAGTGGCGAGTCGGGCATGGCCCGTAACAGCGCCGCGACGGCAGTGATACTGATGCTGCTCGCCGCGGTCTTCGACCTCTTCGACGGCATCGTGGCCCGCAAGCTGCGCAGCTCGCCGATGGGCGCCGAGCTGGACAACCTGTCCGACCTGATCAGCTTCGGCCTGGCTCCCGCGTACTTCGTGCTCGTCTACGGCATGGTCGCCGACGACGCGGTGCAGAAGATGTCGGCGCTGGCCGCGATCGTGGTGCTGCTGGCCGTGGTGCTCAGACTCGCGAGATTCAGCTGCGTGACGATGAAGGACGGCATGTTCCAGGGCATGCCGAGCCCCTTCGGCGCCCTGACGGTCGTCTCGATCGTGCTGCTGGAGCTCCCCTTCATCCCGACGCTGCTGGCGATCATCGGCGTGGCCTGGCTGATGGTGAGCCGGGTCGAGTACCCGAAGCCGCGGGGTGTCCTCGCGGTGGCGATGCTCTGCTGGATCATCGGTGCGATGGGGCTGCTGGCGGCCTGGGCGTTCGACGCCCCGGGCGGTCAGCTGCTGCTCCAGACCGGCTGCGCCCTGCAGATCGCGATGGCGGCGACCATTCCGCTGTTCGCGACGACCCGGAGGGCGAACACCTTCCGGCACAACCGTCGCGAGGCCCGCGCCACCACGCTGCGCTAG
- a CDS encoding ABC transporter ATP-binding protein, with protein sequence MIPPLTVTDVTVRFAGLTALDGVSFTVEPGSVHAVIGPNGAGKSTCFNVLSGVYRATSGSVRFGAAELTGLAPHAVAALGIARTFQNLALPPHTTVAESLLLGRHRLMRSGFLAAGLRLPAAVREDRRHRERVREIAAFVGLEADLATPAGSLPYGKQKLVELARALCMEPRLLLLDEPVAGMTAGERQRTAAVIAGVRDGLGISIVLVEHDMGVVMRLADAVTVLDFGRRIGGGTPAQVQSDPAVVRAYLGEEDPAA encoded by the coding sequence GTGATCCCGCCCCTCACCGTCACCGACGTCACCGTCCGCTTCGCCGGTCTCACCGCCCTCGACGGCGTCTCCTTCACCGTCGAGCCCGGCAGTGTGCACGCCGTCATCGGCCCCAACGGCGCCGGCAAGTCCACCTGCTTCAACGTGCTCTCCGGGGTCTACCGGGCCACCTCCGGCAGCGTCCGCTTCGGCGCCGCCGAGCTCACCGGCCTCGCCCCGCACGCCGTCGCCGCCCTCGGCATCGCCCGTACCTTCCAGAACCTCGCCCTGCCCCCGCACACCACGGTCGCCGAGAGCCTGCTGCTCGGCCGCCACCGGCTGATGCGCTCCGGATTCCTCGCGGCCGGACTCCGGCTGCCGGCCGCCGTCCGCGAGGACCGCCGGCACCGCGAACGGGTCCGCGAGATCGCCGCCTTCGTCGGTCTGGAGGCCGACCTGGCCACCCCCGCCGGCTCCCTCCCGTACGGGAAACAGAAACTCGTCGAGCTGGCCCGGGCCCTGTGCATGGAGCCCCGGCTGCTCCTCCTGGACGAACCCGTCGCCGGAATGACCGCCGGTGAACGGCAGCGCACCGCCGCCGTCATCGCGGGAGTCCGCGACGGCCTCGGCATCTCGATCGTGCTCGTCGAACACGACATGGGGGTGGTGATGCGGCTCGCGGACGCGGTGACCGTACTCGACTTCGGCAGACGGATCGGCGGCGGAACCCCCGCCCAGGTGCAGAGCGACCCGGCGGTCGTCCGCGCCTACCTCGGCGAGGAGGACCCTGCCGCGTGA
- a CDS encoding branched-chain amino acid ABC transporter permease — protein sequence MVLRRAIPGRPILWSAGAVVLLALPFYLERFWLQAGLFAIAAGIGAIGLNLLTGATGQLSMGHAFFLAVGAYGYCALAGDGGRSGGHELVGLGLPSWLAAVLAVVLAGAVGGLFSPIAGRLRGAYLGIATLALIFIGQHVLFNATPLTGGFNGRAVEPLSLLGITFDDTETVIAAVPFQSAEKLWYVALAALLACALFARGILRGRPGRAMNAIRDHTIAAGVMGVPVARYRAAVFVLSSMYAGLAGVLLALVFQRTVPDYFGMVLSLEYLAMIVIGGLGTVAGAVIGAAFVSLLPQLLTRYSDALPLVAAPGAGGVSPGEASRYLYGAAVVAVVLFLPGGLARIRPPKEPA from the coding sequence CTGGTCCTCAGGCGCGCGATCCCGGGGCGCCCGATCCTGTGGAGCGCCGGGGCCGTCGTGCTCCTCGCGCTGCCCTTCTACCTGGAGCGGTTCTGGCTCCAGGCAGGGCTGTTCGCCATCGCCGCGGGCATCGGGGCCATCGGCCTCAACCTGCTCACCGGTGCCACCGGCCAGCTGTCCATGGGGCACGCCTTCTTCCTCGCCGTCGGCGCGTACGGGTACTGCGCCCTGGCCGGGGACGGCGGGCGGTCCGGCGGCCACGAGCTCGTCGGCCTCGGCCTGCCCAGCTGGCTGGCGGCCGTGCTCGCCGTCGTCCTCGCCGGAGCCGTCGGCGGGCTCTTCAGCCCCATCGCCGGCCGCCTGCGCGGCGCCTACCTCGGCATCGCCACCCTCGCGCTGATCTTCATCGGGCAGCACGTGCTGTTCAACGCCACCCCCCTCACCGGCGGCTTCAACGGCCGCGCCGTCGAACCCCTCTCCCTCCTCGGGATCACCTTCGACGACACCGAGACCGTGATCGCCGCCGTCCCCTTCCAGTCCGCCGAGAAGCTCTGGTACGTCGCCCTCGCCGCGCTCCTGGCCTGCGCCCTCTTCGCCCGAGGCATCCTGCGCGGGCGCCCGGGCCGCGCCATGAACGCCATCCGCGACCACACCATCGCCGCCGGGGTCATGGGCGTCCCCGTGGCCCGCTACCGCGCCGCCGTCTTCGTCCTGTCCTCCATGTACGCGGGCCTGGCGGGGGTCCTGCTCGCCCTCGTCTTCCAGCGCACCGTGCCCGACTACTTCGGCATGGTCCTGTCCCTCGAATACCTCGCCATGATCGTGATCGGCGGCCTCGGCACGGTCGCGGGCGCCGTCATCGGCGCCGCGTTCGTCTCCCTGCTGCCCCAGCTGCTCACCCGCTACAGCGACGCCCTCCCGCTCGTCGCCGCCCCCGGTGCCGGCGGGGTCTCCCCGGGCGAGGCGTCCCGCTACCTGTACGGCGCGGCCGTCGTCGCCGTCGTCCTGTTCCTCCCGGGCGGCCTCGCCCGGATCAGACCCCCGAAGGAGCCAGCGTGA